A window of the Terriglobales bacterium genome harbors these coding sequences:
- a CDS encoding DUF6800 family protein has product MSAPSRRPEIRRRRTRKDKISSLRRRYAAAKSEADRNQIFARAKVLSPSITLEQFTAPLQPRQ; this is encoded by the coding sequence ATGTCCGCACCGAGCCGCCGTCCCGAAATCCGCCGCCGCCGCACCCGGAAGGACAAGATCAGTTCGCTGCGCCGCCGCTACGCCGCTGCCAAGTCGGAGGCCGATCGCAACCAAATCTTCGCACGGGCTAAAGTACTTTCGCCATCGATCACGCTCGAGCAATTTACGGCCCCACTGCAACCGCGGCAGTAA
- a CDS encoding secondary thiamine-phosphate synthase enzyme YjbQ — translation MKSHTEYLTFHTRKHREYVHITPQVEAAVKKSGVQDGLALVSAMHITAGIYVNDDESGLIEDIDQWLETLAPFRQDYRHHQTGEDNGDSHLKAILVHHQVILPITAGRLDLGTWQRVFYAEFDGRRSKRVILKIIGD, via the coding sequence ATGAAATCGCACACTGAATACCTCACTTTTCATACCCGAAAACATCGCGAGTACGTCCACATCACGCCGCAAGTGGAAGCGGCGGTAAAAAAGAGCGGGGTTCAGGATGGCCTCGCGCTCGTGTCCGCCATGCACATCACGGCCGGCATCTACGTCAACGACGACGAGTCCGGCCTGATCGAAGACATCGATCAGTGGCTGGAAACGCTGGCCCCCTTCCGGCAGGATTATCGTCACCACCAAACCGGCGAGGACAACGGTGACTCGCACCTGAAAGCTATCCTGGTGCACCACCAAGTCATTCTGCCGATCACCGCCGGGCGGCTTGACCTGGGCACATGGCAGCGCGTTTTCTACGCCGAATTCGATGGCCGGCGGTCGAAGCGCGTCATTCTCAAAATCATCGGCGACTAA
- a CDS encoding TonB family protein, with the protein MSGLNTKTVPMFAGLPTAPKRRKAFFAGFVVQAIALTVLVFMGLIRPAAILPKHQYVYISLAPPVPVNHEPQRIPPKLLAAPKPRPIERPVVAKMEPPKVELPVRKPDMPEVKPLAPKPAPSFPTVATERPSPRPSPQVKTGNFSTGSSATPTAVLDARKVQTGGFGDPNGVPAGNNTSGRVNIAALGSFELPQGPGYGNGTGGSRGARAVVTSAGFGNGVANGSGGGSRGGVVKQAGFTESEPVKQVARREEAPKSDTLPVQILSKPTPSYTADARAAHVEGEVLLEVVFSASGKLEVLRVVRGLGHGLDESAIRAAEHIRYKPATRGGTPVDFTATLHIVFQMA; encoded by the coding sequence ATGAGCGGCCTGAATACGAAAACCGTGCCCATGTTCGCCGGACTGCCGACGGCGCCAAAGCGCCGCAAGGCTTTTTTCGCCGGCTTTGTTGTACAGGCGATCGCCCTGACTGTCCTGGTATTCATGGGTCTCATTCGCCCTGCCGCCATTCTGCCCAAGCACCAGTATGTCTACATCTCGCTGGCCCCGCCGGTTCCGGTAAACCATGAGCCGCAGCGCATTCCGCCGAAACTGCTGGCGGCTCCGAAACCGAGACCCATCGAACGGCCGGTAGTCGCAAAGATGGAACCTCCGAAGGTCGAGCTGCCGGTGCGCAAGCCCGACATGCCGGAAGTGAAACCCCTCGCGCCCAAACCGGCGCCCAGCTTCCCGACCGTGGCCACCGAGCGTCCTTCGCCGCGGCCTTCCCCGCAGGTGAAGACCGGCAACTTTTCCACCGGCAGTTCCGCCACCCCGACCGCCGTGCTCGACGCGCGCAAGGTTCAGACCGGCGGCTTTGGCGATCCCAACGGCGTGCCGGCGGGCAACAACACCAGTGGTCGCGTCAATATCGCGGCGCTTGGTTCCTTTGAACTGCCGCAAGGCCCCGGTTACGGCAATGGCACCGGCGGGAGCCGAGGCGCGCGCGCCGTGGTCACCAGCGCCGGATTCGGAAATGGAGTCGCCAACGGTAGCGGTGGCGGCAGCCGAGGCGGGGTTGTGAAGCAAGCCGGATTCACCGAGTCCGAACCGGTGAAGCAAGTAGCTCGCCGCGAGGAAGCGCCGAAATCGGACACACTCCCGGTGCAAATTCTTTCCAAGCCGACGCCCAGCTACACCGCCGACGCACGGGCCGCCCACGTTGAAGGCGAGGTCCTGCTCGAGGTTGTGTTCAGCGCCTCCGGCAAGCTCGAGGTGTTGCGCGTAGTGCGTGGACTTGGCCACGGGCTCGACGAGTCCGCGATCCGCGCCGCCGAACATATTCGTTATAAACCCGCAACTCGCGGCGGAACTCCCGTCGATTTCACCGCGACGTTGCACATTGTTTTTCAGATGGCATGA